Proteins from a genomic interval of Anolis sagrei isolate rAnoSag1 chromosome 1, rAnoSag1.mat, whole genome shotgun sequence:
- the CCDC32 gene encoding coiled-coil domain-containing protein 32 isoform X2 has product MIMIESIDSIVTISSQDLWAEICSSLPHPDQNEESSNAFADSFADCYVQNDVMDTSYQAADLKPWAPLKDSEIYLASLERRLMRIKGLSQEVTSKDMLHTLSQAKKECWDRFLQEKSESDFYMEGIDSDER; this is encoded by the exons ATGATCATGATTGAAAGCATTGACTCCATAGTCACTATTTCCAGCCAGGACTTATGGGCTGAAATATGTTCGTCGCTGCCACATCCAGATCAGAATGAAGAGTCTAGCAATGCCTTTGCAGATTCCTTCGCAGACTGTTATGTCCAAAATGACGTCATGGACACCTCTTACCAAGCGGCAGACCTGAAGCCTTGGGCACCACTGAAGGATTCTGAGATTTATTTGGCATCTTTAG AGAGAAGATTAATGAGAATAAAGGGTTTGTCTCAGGAAGTGACCTCCAAGGATATGCTGCACACTCTTTCTCAAGCTAAGAAAGAATGCTGGGACAGATTTCTGCAGGAGAAATCAGAATCTGACTTTTATATGGAAGGAATTGATTCAGACGAGAGGTAA